A stretch of Cydia splendana chromosome 7, ilCydSple1.2, whole genome shotgun sequence DNA encodes these proteins:
- the LOC134792404 gene encoding trypsin-5-like has protein sequence MARFLLAFFVVLNVTLKSTLGLVLETPRNVGISGGNIIPIEDAPYMAALFSENEQRCGATIIDDQFVLTAAHCLVSNNSEEWKILVGSDQLNTEGVFIEVEKVLWHEKYHFSKVDHDICLLKLKENIPFGCFWNVETIALPENNRLIYGDELASVTGWGQTENEYRVSNELRQAMVPIVTNECCRRVHPNVTDDMICAGDKHHNFCLGDAGGPLVIRNRRNTDIIIGVASQDARSCSTYPGVYTRVASYLSWIQSTIQRNRT, from the exons ATGGCGCGGTTTCTGCTGGCATTTTTTGTGGTTCTTAATGTTACATTAAAATCAACATTGGGATTAG TTTTAGAAACTCCCCGCAACGTGGGCATCAGTGGTGGAAACATAATACCCATTGAAGACGCTCCCTATATGGCTGCATTGTTTTCTGAAAACGAACAACGGTGTGGTGCCACGATCATCGACGACCAGTTCGTGCTGACTGCTGCACACTGTCTTGT GAGTAATAATTCCGAGGAATGGAAAATTCTAGTTGGTTCAGACCAATTAAACACAGAAGGTGTCTTCATTGAAGTCGAGAAGGTTCTTTGGCACGAAAAATACCACTTCTCCAAAGTGGACCACGACATCTGCTTgttaaaactaaaggaaaatataCCATTTGGGTGTTTTTGGAATGTGGAGACAATCGCATTACCAGAAAACAACCGCCTAATCTATGGAGATGAATTGGCAAGCGTCACCGGATGGGGACAGACTGAA AATGAATATCGCGTTTCAAATGAACTCCGTCAAGCAATGGTGCCGATTGTAACAAATGAATGCTGTCGTCGAGTCCATCCTAATGTGACGGATGATATGATCTGCGCTGGAGACAAACACCATAACTTCTGTTTG GGAGATGCTGGTGGGCCGCTGGTAATAAGAAACAGGAGGAATACAGATATAATTATCGGCGTCGCATCACAGGACGCGAGAAGCTGCAGCACATACCCCGGAGTATACACGAGGGTCGCCAGTTACTTGTCTTGGATCCAGAGTACCATTCAACGTAATAGGACTTGA